In the genome of Deltaproteobacteria bacterium, the window TCAAGAACGGAAACTGCGCGCCGAGTCCGGTGCGGAAGGCATCGTTGATATCCGGCGAATCGACGCAGCAGACAGCGAGTTTGCAATAGTTTACCGCTAATTCTTTTTGTAGTTCGACGTAATGGCGCAACTGCACCTGGCATTTGGCTCACCAGTAGCCACGATAGAAAGTTAGAATGAATGGAAACTTGCCGACCAACTCGGACAGTTTCACCACTTGGCCGTCTTGATCAGGCAATTCGATGTCGGGAAAACGGTCGCCGATTTTTAGGTTCATGAGCGTACCTCCGTGTTTGACTAGGGTTGATCGCAGGAGAAATTTTATGGATAGCGCTTGGCCATCTCGCCAAAGAAACCCTCTTTGTCCAACTGTTGAAGCAGCGACAAGTCGACAAACTGCTCCGGCTTGGCGCTTTTCGCTTGAGCCACCTTGGGCGCTACTTCGTCGAGCAGATATTGAATGCCTTTCAACGTTGGATAGGGCCGTTTGGCGACTCGTTTGACGAACCAATCGACGGTGGCGTCCAAAACATCTTGTTCGTTGGTGCGCATGTACTTGCCGGCGATGCGTTTCGCCTCGTCGCGGTTGCGGCCGATGAAATAAATCGCTTCGACGTATGACTTGAGCGCGCTTAGGGCAATCTCGCGTTGACTGCGAATAAATCCTCGCGAAGTGGCAAAACCATTGCCCTGCACTTCGACGTTGAGTTCGAGCATGTCGTAAACTTCGACCAAACCCTGGCGGCGCGCCCGCGGCAACTCCGACGGCGTGAGGATGGTCGCTTCGATGCGGCCCGATTCCACCGCGCTCAATCGCTCCATGGTCGGTCCGGCGACGACCAGCGCGACATCTTTGCTTGGTTCGAGGTTGAACTTTTTAAGTAGAATTAGCGAAGCGTTATGCGA includes:
- a CDS encoding ABC transporter substrate-binding protein is translated as MLKFSTDLIFIALIATLWLGAGDAQELKKIKIGYPAISYNQIHIWIAKDAGIYRKHGLDAEVIFFRGGQIATQALVAGDPPIVNIGTVVQAGLQGHDIVLIASSESAYNYSVVARPGISRVEQLKGKKLGVSGFGSASHNASLILLKKFNLEPSKDVALVVAGPTMERLSAVESGRIEATILTPSELPRARRQGLVEVYDMLELNVEVQGNGFATSRGFIRSQREIALSALKSYVEAIYFIGRNRDEAKRIAGKYMRTNEQDVLDATVDWFVKRVAKRPYPTLKGIQYLLDEVAPKVAQAKSAKPEQFVDLSLLQQLDKEGFFGEMAKRYP
- a CDS encoding redoxin domain-containing protein: MNLKIGDRFPDIELPDQDGQVVKLSELVGKFPFILTFYRGYW